One genomic segment of Novisyntrophococcus fermenticellae includes these proteins:
- a CDS encoding N-acetylmuramoyl-L-alanine amidase family protein, producing the protein MRKKLLLMLCVLIAIAGSIVGIFNIIKMHERTSQRTASSMPEDTRISSKNLTATSSPTPKPTAEDITKEAITTEKADLKPNPLENGHIVAIDPGHQAKGNSTPEPIGPGSSETKAKVASGTTGRTTGVPEYQLTLDVSLKLRDELQNRGYQVVMIRESHDVNISNAERAEIANTSGAEIFLRIHANGSDDTSIKGALTMAPSASNPYVSSIAPSCQQLSQNVVDSYCSSTGFKNLGVQNYDNMSGINWCKIPVTIVEMGFMSNPDDDTAMQDQNMQYRMASGIADGVDMYFGI; encoded by the coding sequence ATGAGGAAAAAGCTTTTACTTATGTTATGTGTATTAATTGCTATTGCCGGCTCAATTGTAGGTATTTTCAACATAATTAAGATGCATGAAAGAACATCACAACGGACCGCATCCTCCATGCCTGAAGACACACGAATATCTTCAAAAAATTTAACAGCTACATCTTCCCCAACCCCAAAACCTACAGCAGAAGACATTACAAAAGAGGCTATTACCACAGAAAAAGCTGATTTAAAACCCAATCCCCTGGAAAATGGGCATATTGTAGCTATTGATCCGGGCCATCAGGCAAAGGGAAACAGCACACCGGAACCTATAGGGCCCGGTTCTTCAGAAACCAAGGCCAAAGTGGCCAGTGGAACTACCGGGCGTACTACAGGTGTCCCTGAGTATCAGCTGACCTTGGATGTTTCTCTAAAACTAAGAGATGAACTTCAAAACAGGGGTTATCAGGTCGTGATGATCCGGGAAAGCCATGATGTGAATATCAGCAATGCAGAACGCGCAGAAATTGCCAATACATCCGGAGCGGAGATTTTTTTAAGAATACACGCAAATGGAAGTGATGATACCTCCATCAAAGGAGCTCTTACCATGGCACCATCGGCTTCAAATCCCTATGTCAGTTCCATAGCACCTTCTTGTCAGCAACTTTCACAAAATGTGGTGGATAGCTATTGCTCTTCCACTGGTTTTAAAAATCTGGGTGTCCAGAATTATGATAACATGAGTGGAATCAACTGGTGTAAGATTCCTGTAACCATCGTGGAGATGGGATTTATGAGTAACCCTGATGATGATACGGCAATGCAGGATCAAAACATGCAGTATCGTATGGCATCAGGGATTGCGGATGGAGTGGATATGTATTTTGGCATCTGA
- a CDS encoding AAA family ATPase, with protein sequence MERTVHNRKALQVIAEVKKAVIGKDMAVMKVLTAILAGGHILLEDIPGVGKTTMAVAFSKAMALHQNRVQFTPDVLPADIVGFSMYNKESGKFVYQQGAVMCNLFLADEINRTSPKTQSALLEVMEEGKVTVEGIQMKVPEPFIVIATQNPFGSVGTQLLPESQVDRFMVCIHMGYPDIKHEIEMVKGKACRDSMSDIQKIMTGKELLELRRVVEDVFIHDAIYDYIARLVKATRNHDLIELGLSPRGTISIAAMAKAYAFLNSRNYVLPEDIQSVFSDVALHRIRMNAKARIHKITVEAVLNQVLEDTPRPTIRRNFN encoded by the coding sequence ATGGAACGGACAGTGCACAACAGAAAAGCTTTGCAGGTTATTGCAGAGGTAAAGAAGGCAGTTATAGGGAAAGATATGGCTGTGATGAAGGTATTGACAGCAATATTAGCGGGAGGTCATATTCTTTTAGAAGATATCCCCGGAGTCGGAAAGACAACCATGGCAGTTGCATTTTCAAAAGCCATGGCACTGCATCAAAATAGGGTTCAATTCACACCGGATGTATTACCAGCTGATATTGTGGGGTTTTCTATGTACAATAAGGAAAGTGGGAAATTTGTATATCAGCAAGGGGCGGTGATGTGCAACCTCTTTTTGGCGGATGAGATAAACAGAACATCACCTAAGACACAGTCTGCTCTTCTTGAAGTAATGGAGGAAGGTAAGGTTACAGTGGAAGGAATACAAATGAAGGTTCCGGAGCCATTTATCGTCATAGCTACACAAAATCCCTTTGGAAGTGTGGGAACTCAGTTATTGCCGGAATCACAGGTGGACAGATTTATGGTATGTATACATATGGGTTACCCGGATATAAAGCATGAAATTGAAATGGTAAAGGGAAAAGCATGCAGGGATTCTATGTCAGATATCCAGAAAATTATGACTGGAAAAGAATTGCTGGAGTTACGTAGAGTGGTCGAGGATGTATTCATCCATGACGCAATTTATGATTATATCGCAAGGCTTGTAAAAGCCACAAGAAACCATGACCTAATTGAATTGGGTTTAAGTCCCAGAGGTACAATCTCTATTGCTGCTATGGCAAAAGCTTATGCTTTTTTAAATAGCCGTAATTATGTATTGCCTGAAGATATACAATCAGTGTTTTCGGATGTGGCTCTCCATAGAATCCGCATGAATGCAAAAGCAAGAATTCATAAAATTACAGTTGAAGCAGTTTTAAATCAGGTTTTGGAAGATACACCAAGGCCCACAATACGTCGTAATTTTAATTAG
- a CDS encoding DUF58 domain-containing protein codes for MDNCGNIPLLRAKLDLAVKNYYHKKAVKKKIRLQINKKDATSSIFKLSSNNCGRLSVSIKNFFVGDLLGVFYLPVKIKEKKLFIHVLPDIEPMNLNIDKNIWNIMEDSHFYDLNKAGDDPSEVFQIRAYRKGDRIKNIYWKLTSRSEELMIKEFSRPVLCPAVLFLDMMDKNSPNEFLKADNYLEKALSVSSGLLEKDCCHMVVYYDAVSGCIQRIKIEKEDHIYELTDHLFQMLPYEKDIDLEEHYHLEYPQHQYSISYLLNMHMELWEGGGYSCGREKKLL; via the coding sequence GTGGATAACTGCGGAAATATTCCTCTGTTACGTGCAAAATTGGATTTAGCTGTAAAAAATTATTATCATAAAAAGGCTGTAAAGAAAAAAATCCGGCTTCAAATAAACAAAAAAGACGCTACAAGCAGTATTTTTAAACTGTCTAGTAATAACTGTGGAAGATTAAGTGTATCTATAAAAAATTTTTTTGTAGGGGACCTACTTGGAGTGTTTTACCTTCCTGTCAAAATAAAAGAAAAAAAACTTTTTATTCATGTCTTGCCAGATATAGAGCCTATGAATCTGAATATAGATAAAAATATTTGGAATATAATGGAGGACAGTCATTTTTATGACTTAAACAAAGCAGGCGATGATCCATCAGAAGTTTTCCAGATAAGAGCATACAGAAAAGGTGACCGTATTAAGAATATATACTGGAAGCTCACTTCACGGTCAGAGGAATTGATGATCAAAGAATTTTCCAGGCCTGTTTTATGTCCTGCTGTTCTTTTTTTAGATATGATGGATAAAAATTCCCCGAATGAATTTTTAAAGGCAGATAATTATCTGGAAAAAGCGCTGTCTGTATCCAGCGGACTTTTGGAGAAAGATTGTTGTCATATGGTTGTATATTATGATGCGGTATCTGGCTGTATTCAAAGGATAAAAATAGAAAAAGAGGATCATATCTACGAATTAACAGATCATCTTTTTCAGATGTTACCTTATGAAAAAGACATAGACTTGGAAGAACACTATCACCTTGAATATCCGCAGCATCAATATAGTATATCTTATCTGCTAAATATGCATATGGAACTATGGGAGGGAGGTGGCTACTCATGTGGAAGAGAAAAGAAACTTCTATAG
- a CDS encoding transglutaminase-like domain-containing protein — translation MWKRKETSIEVVSLKTIKTDSKRSLIFAEAGIKFIYLTMAAFSIIYWLVSMLELKIDFKSIFFAVCFLSFWFSFVFGGWQKTKMMLPLTFAFTAGCIFLKNKNLVNGLAMLLNRVSERVKRYYGSGIGNFEENQNIIDLQYIIGLFGLLIVMIMAYEIIRKKRRGILLIISVLLLSSSLSIDCFPDIKAFLLWTVACLGLCVMDREYFLRFNLTFGICSLGGMTILLIAASLWITPQIEYHFVENHKRTMEFQKEIESRIEDFMLKTPFSSWNIFSGFTWYGKVESGVLNNSNPGRTGRTALTITMDEIPNENIYMRGFTGGIYDGDRWIEISDEDFNETVKNQWRVKKPPDYSGKELLKFPYDFMNTFSGLEDKGVFQIHFKEVNGNYAYLPYFTNIEKLAGGFIEIKGDGITRRKKDKVTYESFLRYPLRDYDSSVLAVYSSDMMFPSDDRYEILRSYKDYVQQHYLYVPAEGIDQLKKVSSKLKYKLYQLSVSGGIDDMKTAADLVRSMLSNQCNYSTKLDPLPNGKDFIEYFFFEQKKGYCIHFASTGVLMFRQMGFPSRYVTGYVVRPSDFKKDGNRYTAEIPDGNAHAWAEIYDESFGWIPVETTPGYYGYSVEKQKNQKTGTESLPKIEKRQEITVTPEVSESSESEISIDTDKNKKEDNKDKNSTGKESLLFMGGLIFTGTAIIVLFVCLRRYYLVRRRIKKFTEKNMQQSILNISYEIYQMLRAAGYRKTDHASDEDYGRYIQESFDFMGESDFIRFVTLAQKAKFSKKSFENEDTVFCRQIYHKLEQDIYSGLIPVRKFWWRFIKCY, via the coding sequence ATGTGGAAGAGAAAAGAAACTTCTATAGAAGTGGTATCCCTGAAAACTATAAAAACGGATTCAAAAAGGTCTTTAATATTTGCAGAAGCAGGGATTAAGTTCATCTATCTTACCATGGCAGCATTTTCCATTATATATTGGCTGGTTTCTATGTTGGAACTGAAAATTGATTTTAAAAGTATTTTTTTTGCAGTTTGTTTTTTATCATTTTGGTTTTCCTTCGTATTTGGAGGATGGCAGAAAACAAAGATGATGCTCCCACTTACATTTGCCTTTACAGCAGGTTGTATTTTTCTAAAAAATAAAAATCTGGTAAATGGCCTTGCAATGCTGTTGAATAGAGTATCAGAGCGGGTGAAAAGATATTATGGGTCTGGAATTGGGAATTTTGAAGAAAATCAAAATATTATAGATCTGCAATATATAATAGGCTTGTTTGGGCTTCTGATTGTGATGATTATGGCTTATGAGATTATAAGAAAAAAACGTAGGGGAATTCTATTAATTATTTCCGTTCTATTACTATCCAGCAGTCTGTCTATAGACTGTTTTCCTGATATAAAGGCCTTTCTGCTATGGACCGTTGCCTGTCTCGGACTATGTGTCATGGACAGGGAGTATTTTTTACGGTTTAATTTAACTTTTGGTATATGCTCTCTGGGAGGCATGACAATTCTACTGATAGCCGCCTCTTTGTGGATAACTCCTCAAATTGAATACCATTTTGTGGAGAATCATAAAAGAACAATGGAATTTCAAAAAGAGATTGAGTCTCGCATAGAAGATTTTATGCTTAAAACGCCATTTTCCTCCTGGAATATTTTTTCGGGTTTTACATGGTATGGAAAGGTGGAAAGTGGTGTTTTAAATAACAGTAATCCCGGGAGGACAGGGCGGACCGCACTAACAATAACTATGGATGAAATTCCAAATGAAAACATTTATATGCGGGGATTTACAGGCGGAATATATGATGGAGACAGATGGATTGAAATATCAGACGAGGATTTCAATGAGACTGTTAAAAATCAGTGGAGAGTGAAAAAGCCACCTGATTATTCAGGGAAAGAACTTTTAAAGTTCCCGTATGATTTTATGAATACTTTTTCCGGTCTGGAGGATAAAGGTGTTTTTCAGATTCATTTTAAAGAAGTAAATGGAAATTATGCTTATCTTCCATATTTTACTAATATTGAAAAATTGGCAGGTGGTTTTATCGAGATTAAGGGAGATGGAATAACCAGGAGAAAAAAGGACAAAGTGACATACGAAAGTTTTTTGAGGTATCCATTGAGAGATTATGATTCCAGCGTTTTAGCTGTATATTCATCGGACATGATGTTTCCCTCGGATGACAGATATGAAATATTGCGGTCGTATAAAGATTATGTGCAGCAGCATTATCTTTATGTTCCAGCAGAAGGAATAGACCAATTAAAAAAAGTTTCCTCGAAGCTTAAATACAAGTTATATCAGTTAAGTGTGTCCGGCGGTATTGATGATATGAAGACTGCGGCAGATTTGGTGCGATCAATGTTATCGAATCAATGTAATTATAGTACGAAGCTGGATCCGCTTCCTAATGGAAAAGACTTTATCGAATATTTCTTTTTTGAACAGAAAAAGGGATACTGTATTCATTTTGCCAGCACAGGAGTTTTAATGTTCCGGCAGATGGGGTTTCCTTCAAGATATGTAACAGGATATGTAGTGCGCCCAAGTGATTTTAAAAAAGATGGGAACAGATATACTGCGGAAATACCCGATGGAAATGCCCATGCATGGGCAGAGATATATGATGAAAGTTTTGGCTGGATTCCTGTGGAAACAACCCCGGGATATTATGGATATAGCGTAGAAAAACAGAAAAATCAGAAGACAGGAACAGAAAGCTTGCCTAAAATTGAAAAAAGGCAGGAAATAACAGTCACTCCTGAGGTTTCTGAATCTTCAGAATCGGAAATAAGTATAGACACTGATAAAAATAAAAAAGAAGATAATAAAGACAAAAACAGTACGGGGAAAGAGAGTTTATTATTTATGGGAGGCCTTATTTTCACAGGCACAGCAATCATAGTGCTCTTCGTTTGTTTACGTAGATATTATCTGGTCAGAAGAAGGATAAAAAAATTCACAGAAAAGAACATGCAACAGTCTATTCTAAATATCTCTTATGAAATATATCAGATGTTAAGAGCTGCGGGATATCGTAAGACAGATCATGCTTCTGATGAAGATTATGGTAGATATATCCAGGAATCATTTGATTTCATGGGAGAAAGTGACTTTATCAGATTTGTTACTTTGGCCCAGAAAGCTAAATTTTCAAAGAAATCTTTTGAAAATGAGGATACAGTCTTTTGTAGACAAATCTACCATAAATTGGAGCAGGATATTTACAGTGGATTGATTCCAGTAAGAAAATTTTGGTGGAGGTTCATAAAGTGCTATTAG
- a CDS encoding SpoIID/LytB domain-containing protein, with protein sequence MKRNKKHSLQERTRFVTAILFLLIFLPILCTILLSGKESFQLSREREMEQLLATVTYKEIPDEVHMDMVCAQAVLVRSRIWLECEKAENEKEVYNKILGENVEYERSHKINKEKMMRCKEAVDETKGCMLSYGGQVVEGPFCRASNGWTRGGKEVFGKDSYGWLVGVESKKDLDYKSDRRPVVFTEDELYEKITGRSEIENLDAGALKEGFGQLNKEGLLDSFSIITEDSSGYAMEIEIGGIRMSGEAFRQALDLPSASFTFSKEGEEILFTCRGTGHGMGMSQYGAEAMAKEGKDWREILNYYFPNAQIIKKGKTEAADTSVSLFFLTIFENIVYIFFFRQRY encoded by the coding sequence ATGAAGAGAAATAAAAAACATTCCTTGCAGGAACGGACGAGATTTGTTACAGCAATTCTGTTCCTGCTTATTTTTTTGCCTATTCTATGTACAATTCTGCTGTCGGGAAAAGAGTCATTTCAATTATCCCGGGAAAGGGAGATGGAACAGCTTCTGGCAACGGTTACCTATAAAGAAATACCAGATGAAGTACATATGGATATGGTCTGTGCACAGGCCGTTCTTGTTCGCAGCCGGATATGGCTGGAATGTGAAAAGGCGGAAAATGAAAAAGAGGTATATAACAAAATACTGGGAGAAAATGTAGAATACGAAAGATCCCATAAGATAAATAAAGAAAAAATGATGAGGTGCAAAGAAGCGGTAGACGAGACAAAAGGATGTATGTTGAGTTACGGAGGACAGGTGGTAGAAGGACCATTCTGTAGAGCCAGTAATGGCTGGACGAGGGGAGGCAAGGAAGTATTCGGGAAGGACAGTTATGGCTGGTTGGTGGGAGTGGAAAGTAAAAAGGATCTGGATTATAAATCAGATAGGAGGCCCGTTGTATTCACAGAAGATGAATTATATGAAAAAATTACGGGACGTTCTGAAATAGAAAATTTAGATGCAGGTGCTTTGAAGGAGGGTTTCGGTCAACTGAATAAAGAAGGTTTACTGGATAGTTTCTCCATAATAACAGAGGATTCCTCGGGCTACGCAATGGAAATTGAAATTGGCGGTATAAGGATGTCAGGTGAAGCATTTCGTCAGGCATTGGATTTGCCGTCAGCCTCCTTTACATTCTCAAAAGAAGGAGAAGAAATACTGTTTACCTGCCGGGGAACAGGGCACGGGATGGGTATGTCTCAATATGGAGCAGAAGCCATGGCAAAGGAGGGAAAAGACTGGAGAGAAATTTTAAATTATTATTTTCCCAATGCTCAAATCATTAAAAAAGGAAAAACTGAGGCGGCAGATACTTCTGTCAGCCTCTTTTTTTTGACTATTTTTGAAAATATTGTATATATATTTTTTTTTCGGCAACGCTACTAA
- a CDS encoding M23 family metallopeptidase has translation MKSRQKTLRIMLSGILLMATLACGVYVYRYESDKQEEARIESAKEEEKKTEQEERELLEEQSEDANTYNAESEIPTVTPTPQNNTTETPEDENQANTETPLDADADTTASDAVLPALDFNEGTLLNLPLSGEIVIPYNMDNTVYFSTLDLYRCNPAVMIAAEIDTPVAIVANSQVMSISEDPVTGTTVTMDMGNGYQAVYGQLKDVNVTEGQTVAAGTVIGTVNSPTKYFTKEGSNLYFALTKDGSPLDPSLYLPSENE, from the coding sequence ATGAAATCAAGACAGAAAACACTGCGTATTATGCTGAGTGGTATTTTGCTTATGGCAACCCTGGCGTGTGGGGTATATGTATACCGTTATGAAAGTGATAAGCAGGAAGAAGCACGTATAGAAAGTGCAAAAGAAGAAGAGAAAAAAACGGAACAGGAAGAGCGTGAATTGCTGGAAGAACAGTCCGAGGATGCTAATACTTATAATGCGGAATCCGAGATTCCTACGGTAACTCCGACACCACAGAACAATACGACAGAAACACCAGAAGATGAAAATCAAGCGAATACAGAGACACCTTTAGATGCTGATGCAGATACTACAGCATCGGATGCGGTACTTCCTGCATTGGATTTTAACGAAGGAACTTTATTAAATCTCCCCCTTTCAGGAGAAATTGTAATTCCTTATAACATGGATAATACGGTATATTTTTCAACCTTAGATTTATATCGTTGTAATCCTGCAGTCATGATTGCGGCTGAGATAGATACTCCGGTTGCGATAGTGGCAAACAGTCAGGTAATGTCCATCTCGGAAGATCCTGTTACAGGTACGACAGTAACCATGGATATGGGAAATGGTTATCAGGCAGTATATGGTCAGCTTAAAGATGTAAATGTAACAGAGGGGCAGACAGTTGCCGCTGGAACAGTGATCGGTACTGTTAATTCACCCACAAAGTATTTTACAAAAGAGGGAAGTAATCTTTATTTTGCACTTACAAAAGATGGATCTCCATTGGATCCCAGCTTGTATCTTCCTTCGGAAAATGAATAA
- the trhA gene encoding PAQR family membrane homeostasis protein TrhA: MKKLSIKDPGSAITHGIACVLAVFGAAPLLNKAAREPDSLHIIALGIFILSMILLYAASTIYHSLDVNEKVNKRLRKIDHMMIFILIAGSYTPICLIVLNGKTGIMLCIAVWVVAFIGIAIKAFWITCPKWFSSVLYIGMGWLCVLAFPQIFHAMSRQAFGWLLAGGVIYTLGGILYAFKTPEFDAKHQKFGSHEIFHLFIMGGSICHFIMMYFFVAPMSV; this comes from the coding sequence ATGAAAAAACTTAGTATAAAAGATCCGGGAAGTGCAATTACACATGGAATTGCCTGTGTTTTGGCAGTTTTTGGAGCAGCACCGTTACTAAATAAGGCTGCCAGGGAGCCTGACAGTCTTCACATCATAGCACTTGGGATTTTTATACTCAGTATGATTTTATTGTATGCAGCAAGTACGATTTATCATTCTCTGGATGTAAATGAAAAGGTAAATAAAAGACTCCGAAAGATAGATCATATGATGATATTCATATTAATTGCGGGAAGCTATACGCCGATTTGTCTGATTGTATTGAATGGAAAAACCGGAATAATGCTTTGCATAGCTGTCTGGGTGGTGGCATTCATAGGCATTGCAATCAAGGCATTTTGGATTACTTGTCCTAAATGGTTTTCCAGTGTTTTATATATTGGAATGGGATGGTTGTGTGTGCTTGCATTTCCACAGATTTTTCATGCAATGTCACGTCAGGCTTTCGGCTGGCTTTTGGCCGGAGGAGTTATCTATACCTTAGGAGGCATTTTATATGCATTTAAAACACCGGAATTTGATGCCAAACATCAAAAATTTGGTTCACACGAAATCTTTCATCTGTTTATTATGGGTGGAAGCATCTGCCATTTTATCATGATGTATTTTTTCGTGGCTCCTATGTCTGTTTAG
- a CDS encoding GIY-YIG nuclease family protein — translation MNNKKSYTYILRCSDDTLYTGWTTDIQKRLNAHNSGKGARYTRPRRPVSLVYYEVFQTREEAMQREWEIKHLTRQEKLKLISLSSD, via the coding sequence ATGAATAACAAAAAAAGTTATACATATATTCTTCGCTGCAGTGATGATACCCTCTATACGGGATGGACAACTGATATTCAAAAACGGCTCAATGCTCATAATTCCGGAAAAGGCGCCAGGTATACCAGACCCAGGCGCCCTGTTTCATTGGTCTATTATGAAGTCTTTCAAACACGAGAGGAAGCCATGCAAAGAGAATGGGAAATTAAACACCTGACCCGTCAGGAAAAATTAAAATTAATCAGCCTTTCATCTGACTAA
- a CDS encoding S1 RNA-binding domain-containing protein, translated as MTDENMTMDDFSKAVDRSFDSFKDEDQMAWENLKQLKEAKTILNVTVDGIVNKGVVSYVEGIRGFIPASKLSLEHIDDFNDYLGKEIQVQVFDIDEEKNRLILSCREILRAKADEERRSKIDAITIGSVMDGTVESIQPYGAFINLGERLSGLVHISQISNTRIKDPSVVLSVGDPVKVKVIAIKDGKLSLSIKALNEDAEKAEQAELKNIKIPKSEELTTNLGSLFKNIKL; from the coding sequence ATGACTGATGAAAACATGACTATGGATGATTTTTCCAAAGCAGTAGATAGGTCCTTCGATTCTTTCAAAGATGAAGATCAGATGGCATGGGAAAATCTGAAACAGCTAAAGGAGGCTAAAACCATACTGAACGTTACGGTCGACGGTATCGTCAACAAAGGTGTTGTATCCTATGTAGAAGGTATAAGAGGGTTTATCCCTGCCTCCAAATTATCACTTGAACATATTGACGATTTCAACGATTACCTGGGAAAAGAAATACAGGTGCAGGTTTTTGATATTGATGAAGAGAAAAACCGACTGATTCTATCCTGTCGTGAAATTCTTCGTGCAAAGGCCGATGAAGAAAGGCGCAGCAAAATAGATGCTATTACCATCGGCAGTGTAATGGACGGAACCGTAGAAAGCATCCAGCCTTATGGAGCTTTTATTAACCTCGGTGAACGCTTAAGCGGCCTCGTACATATTTCTCAGATCAGCAATACCAGAATCAAAGATCCTTCTGTTGTGTTAAGCGTAGGAGATCCAGTAAAAGTCAAAGTCATTGCAATTAAAGACGGAAAATTAAGCCTTTCGATAAAAGCACTTAACGAGGATGCTGAAAAAGCTGAACAGGCTGAACTCAAGAATATCAAAATTCCGAAATCTGAAGAATTAACCACAAATCTGGGCTCGCTGTTTAAGAATATCAAACTCTGA
- a CDS encoding putative manganese-dependent inorganic diphosphatase — MKRENRVYVIGHRNPDTDSICSAIAYADIKNRTQNGNFVAKRAGQINGETEYVLNRFGVRVPGYLPDAGTQVKEIDIHEIKGVRGNISVKRAWERMREENVVTLPITSENQDLLGIITVSDIAKSYMDAYDSSVMSQAKTKYHSIAETLNGQVIVGNEHGYFVKGRVVIGSFHPDMMENYINKDDLVILGNRTEDQLCAIEMEASCLVVGLGAKISKSIQKLAEDHDCVIISSPHDTYTIARLINQSIPIKYLMTKENLITFSTNDFVDDIKEVMKIHRHRDFPIINKKNKYIGTISRRNLISNGRKKLILVDHNEKSQAVENIEEAEILEIIDHHRLGSIETIAPVLFRNQPVGCTATIMYQIYKEHNLKVPKNIAGLLCAAIISDTLMFRSPTCTAADKEAAKVLAQIAEIDIEKFATDMFRAGSNLKDKSPEEIFYQDFKKFNVEESTFGVGQINSMDGDELKNIKDQILPQLESECQKHGIPRVYFMLTNIIEESTELLFYGDGSRELVNQAFQPKQIDNNSAMLPGVVSRKKQLIPGFMLALQELQM; from the coding sequence ATGAAAAGAGAAAATAGGGTTTATGTCATTGGGCATAGAAATCCTGATACAGATTCTATTTGTTCGGCAATAGCATATGCAGATATAAAAAACCGCACACAGAATGGTAACTTTGTAGCAAAGCGTGCCGGTCAGATTAATGGAGAAACAGAGTATGTATTGAACCGGTTTGGTGTACGGGTACCAGGATATCTTCCGGATGCAGGAACTCAGGTTAAGGAAATCGATATACATGAAATAAAAGGTGTTCGTGGAAATATATCGGTTAAGAGGGCATGGGAAAGGATGCGGGAAGAGAATGTGGTAACGCTGCCTATAACAAGTGAAAATCAGGATTTGCTGGGAATTATTACGGTCAGTGATATAGCAAAATCTTATATGGATGCGTATGACAGCAGCGTTATGTCTCAGGCAAAGACAAAATATCACAGCATTGCAGAAACATTAAATGGACAGGTGATTGTCGGGAATGAACATGGTTATTTCGTCAAAGGGCGTGTTGTAATTGGCTCCTTTCATCCGGATATGATGGAAAATTATATCAATAAAGACGATTTAGTCATACTGGGAAACAGAACAGAAGATCAGCTATGTGCAATCGAGATGGAGGCCAGCTGTCTGGTGGTAGGACTTGGTGCTAAAATATCAAAAAGCATTCAGAAGCTGGCGGAGGATCATGACTGTGTGATTATCAGCAGCCCTCATGATACGTATACAATTGCCCGGTTAATTAACCAGTCTATCCCTATTAAATACCTGATGACGAAAGAAAATCTGATTACGTTTTCAACCAATGATTTTGTCGATGACATAAAAGAAGTCATGAAGATTCACCGTCACAGGGACTTTCCTATAATAAATAAGAAAAATAAATATATAGGAACAATCTCCCGAAGAAACTTAATCAGTAATGGGAGGAAAAAGCTGATACTTGTGGATCATAATGAGAAGTCACAGGCTGTTGAAAATATAGAGGAGGCAGAAATACTGGAAATTATAGACCACCATCGTCTGGGTTCAATCGAAACGATTGCTCCGGTACTTTTTCGAAATCAGCCGGTCGGATGTACTGCCACGATTATGTATCAGATTTATAAAGAACATAATCTTAAGGTCCCGAAAAATATTGCAGGACTTCTTTGTGCGGCTATTATATCTGACACACTGATGTTTCGTTCACCCACATGCACAGCAGCCGATAAGGAAGCAGCAAAAGTATTGGCCCAAATCGCAGAAATAGACATTGAGAAATTTGCTACAGACATGTTCCGTGCGGGAAGTAATCTGAAAGATAAATCTCCGGAGGAAATTTTTTATCAGGATTTTAAGAAATTTAATGTGGAAGAGTCCACATTTGGTGTGGGACAGATTAACTCTATGGACGGAGATGAATTAAAAAATATCAAGGATCAGATTTTGCCTCAGCTTGAGAGTGAATGCCAGAAACATGGTATTCCACGAGTCTATTTTATGCTGACGAATATTATAGAAGAGTCCACGGAACTGTTGTTTTATGGAGATGGCTCCAGGGAACTGGTAAACCAGGCATTTCAGCCAAAACAGATAGACAACAACAGTGCAATGCTTCCAGGCGTTGTATCCAGAAAGAAACAGTTGATTCCCGGGTTTATGCTGGCGCTTCAGGAATTACAAATGTAG